GCCTCCCCTCCAGGAAGAATCTGGAACGCATCGAGACCGCCTACCGGACGGTGCGCCGGCAGAACGTCGCCCGCTATCTCCTAGGCCGCCTCAACCGCGAAGGCCGCGGCACCCGAGTCGAACTGCACCCGCTGAACCAGTCCCAGGTCGACCGCCCGCGCCAACGGATCGTGGAATACCGCAGCCTGAACATCCGTCACTGGGACGCCGTCGTCCGAGCCTGGGCCGACGGCGACGACCAGGCCCTGGACGAAGCCTGGATCGACCAGATCGTGGACCTCGGCTCCCAATGGGGACAGTACGAGTACGTGACCAACGTCGGCTTCGCGGCCTGAGAACTCTTGTGAACGAAATCGAAGAAGCCGTCAGTTGGAGCGGCCCGGCCGTCATCATTTTGTTCACACTCGGGGTATCTGAATCCTGGCTCCAAGAAGACGATTTCACGGTTGCGGCAATGAGGCCGGACCGCGTGAAACGGTATCCGCTCGGTCCGGACCCCGAAGGACAACGAGGAATTGTTCAGTCGTACGACCTCACGTTCGACAACATCGACCGCGACGTCGTCCCCTACTTGCGAGAGTGCCTGCAAAAAGCCTCAACGAAAGCCGAAGGCATCGCGTGGCTCGGCTTCGAAGGCTCATTCCACTACGACAACCTCTTCACCGACGAGGTCGCAGACAAGATCTACGGCTACTGCATCCCCGACGGCGCTCCCGCAGCCATCTGGGACGACGAGACCTTGAAGAGTGACCGATGGAAGCGTGAGATCGCCGAAGTGCGCTCTGTCCTGGAACGCGATTTCCCCATGCCCCACAGGGACTGACCGACCCAAGCCACGGTCCCCTCCCCGGAGGCAACCGTCACGGAGACCGTGACTCTGGCTCTGCGGACTCCCCACCCATACGACGCGCCCGGCGCCACCGGAGACGTACACGCCCCGGCCGCCCGGACAAACCGATGGCCGGAGGCGAGCACGACGCGACAGGATGCCCCGCATGACACTGCCCACCCC
The window above is part of the Streptomyces sp. NBC_01428 genome. Proteins encoded here:
- a CDS encoding transcriptional regulator; its protein translation is MPERNIDFGQFGARGIKGFEAVARQLDKLAGYIATPITAQRGLLARLHYLTRTDHARAAARAAGLTVTDRTLKAWLDGKRLPSRKNLERIETAYRTVRRQNVARYLLGRLNREGRGTRVELHPLNQSQVDRPRQRIVEYRSLNIRHWDAVVRAWADGDDQALDEAWIDQIVDLGSQWGQYEYVTNVGFAA